The genomic DNA AATTTAATCCCGTTTCACTGCCGGAGTATTATTATAGTCGAAGTCCGCTAGCTTTGAAGGTGACAAATGCCGAAATTGATACTGATCATTATCAGCGCGGTCCTTGTTAATAATTTCGTCCTACAGAGATTCTTGGGGATATGCCCGTTTCTCGGCGTCTCAAAAAGAGTCTCCACGGCGATCGGTATGAGCGGCGCTGTGCTTTTCGTGATGGCGATGGCTTCGGTCGTTACCTGGTTGATCTATCATTACGTACTGCTGCCGTTTAATCTCGTATATCTCCAGACTGTGACTTTTATCCTTGTGATAGCCAGTCTTGTACAGCTTGTGGAACTTGTTCTCCAGAAATTAAGTCCCGCGTTGTACCAGGCGCTTGGGATTTTTCTCCCGCTTATTACTACTAACTGTGCCGTACTCGGAGTATCGGTACTAAATATTCAGAAAGAATACAGTCTGCTGGAAACGACGATCTTCGGGGTCGGTGCCGCGTTGGGTTTTGCCCTGGCCATGATCCTCTTTTCCGGGCTTAGGGAGAGGATCGACCTTTGTGATCCTCCTGTGGCGTTTAGAGGAACAGCCATAGCTCTGATAACAGCGGGGTTGCTGTCGCTGGCTTTCATGGGATTCACAGGGCTTGTGAAGGTATAAGTTAAAACGATCGAAGAAAGATA from Candidatus Latescibacterota bacterium includes the following:
- the rsxA gene encoding electron transport complex subunit RsxA codes for the protein MPKLILIIISAVLVNNFVLQRFLGICPFLGVSKRVSTAIGMSGAVLFVMAMASVVTWLIYHYVLLPFNLVYLQTVTFILVIASLVQLVELVLQKLSPALYQALGIFLPLITTNCAVLGVSVLNIQKEYSLLETTIFGVGAALGFALAMILFSGLRERIDLCDPPVAFRGTAIALITAGLLSLAFMGFTGLVKV